The Pseudomonas parafulva genome includes a window with the following:
- the sutA gene encoding transcriptional regulator SutA, protein MSDDDLENDDLEVGDEDEADDGLEAAADDVAEDAGDDDSSPAPAAKGKSKAAVSVDEMPSLEAKQKERDALAKAMEEFLSRGGKVQEVEANVVADPPKKPDNKYGSRPI, encoded by the coding sequence ATGAGCGACGACGATCTGGAAAATGATGACCTCGAGGTCGGTGATGAAGACGAGGCTGATGACGGCCTGGAAGCGGCTGCCGATGATGTTGCAGAAGACGCTGGCGACGACGACAGCAGTCCTGCACCCGCTGCCAAGGGCAAATCCAAGGCGGCTGTCTCGGTAGACGAGATGCCCAGCCTGGAAGCCAAGCAAAAGGAGCGCGATGCCCTGGCCAAGGCCATGGAAGAGTTCCTGTCGCGTGGTGGCAAGGTTCAGGAAGTCGAGGCCAATGTGGTCGCCGACCCACCCAAGAAGCCGGACAACAAATACGGCAGTCGCCCTATCTAA